The sequence GTCACCACCCGCAACCTGGCGGGCGGCTTCCTGGAGGAGGACGCCGAGGTCTGGGACTCCCAGGACCGACTGGTCGCCCAGTCGCGGCAGTTGGCGCGCACCGTGCTGCACGGCTGACCCACCCGTCGCACCTGCCGCGCGGCTGCCCCGCCCACCCGCCCCTTTGTGCAGGTGACCCCCGGTACGCGAGCGGAAAATGTGAGGGCAAAGAGCGCGCGGTGCCGGTGCGGCTCATGTCAGACTGAGGGCCATGGGGGACGTGGCGCTGAAGATGGAAGACGGAACCGTCGTATGGCTGCGGGCCGAGGCCCCGCCCGCCGACGGGCAGGTGGGCGCGGTCCCCGGCCAGGCCCCCGCCCCCGACGGTGAGTTGGAGCTGCCCGACGGCTACGGCACCGCCGTGCCCGTCAGCGCGCCGGGCCGCATGAGCCGCGCGCTGACCCGCGGCGGCGAGGCCCTGGAGGAGGCCCTGCGCCCGCTCGGCGGCGTCCTCGGCCAGATCCACCGCTCGATCTCCAGCGGCAGCCACCGCCCCGACGAGGTCACCGTCGAGTTCGGCGTCACCCTCGGCTCCGATCTGCGCCTGGGCGTCTTCGCCGGCACGGGCGACGCCAGCTTCAAGGTCTCCGCGAAGTGGAACCTCTCCGGGGGCACGCAGGGCGCGGCCGAACCGGGCGGGACCACACCGTGAACCCCGCCGCCGGCCCCGACGCCCCGCTCCAGTCGGCCTTCGCCTCCCTCCGCGACGGCGAACGGCCCGTCGGAGCGGGCGTGCTGGTCGCCGAACGGCTGGTGCTGACCTGCGCCCATGTCGTCAACAGCGCACTGGGGCGCGGCCGGTTCGAGCAGTCCGCCCCCGCCGGCGGCGACACCGTCACCCTCCGGCTGCCCCATATCGCGCCGGCCCGCGATCTGACCGCCCGCGTCCTGCGCGAGATGTGGGTGCCGCCCCGGGCCCACTCCGCCGGGTGCGCGCCGGTGGAGCCGGGACGGGTGCCCTACCACGGCGATCTGGCCGTACTGGAACTGACCGACGCCCCGCCCGGAGGAGCCGAGCCCGCGCCGTTCCTCCAGCACTCCCACGCGGGCGAGGTCATCGCCTTATGGGCCAGCGGCAATCCGCTGCCCACCGTGCGCGCCGTGCCCCGCGTCTCCGCACCGCCGTGGATCGCCCTGGACGTGCTCGGCGGCGCCCAGGTCACCGAGGGCTTCAGCGGGGGGCCGCTGTGGGACCGCGAACGCCAGGCCGTCGTCGGCCTGGTGGCGGCCGTCCACCGCGCTCCCGAGACGGCGCCGCCCGGCGCACAGCCCACGACGATGTACGCCATCAGCGTCCCCGCCATCGAGGCCGAACTCCCCGCCCTGCCGCCCTCGGCGGTGCCCACCGCCCGGCGCGGCGTACAGCAGCTGCTGACCGCGCTGGAGCGCGTCCTCAAGGGCCGCGAGGCCGTCCTGGCCTGCGAGCAGCGCCTCGCCGCCCGGCTCGGCAGAGCCTCGGCGGGCCCGGCGGCCGACCTCGACCGGCTGGTCGGTCTCGCCGTCGGCGTCCGCCGCGGGCTGCCCGAACTCCTCGACCTGGTACGGGACTACGAGCCCCCGGCGGCCGCCTCCCCCTACGACCACCCCGCCCACTACGGCGCCCGCGAGGACTGGGAACGGCTGCGCCGCGCCGCCCGTACGGTCCGCCCCGGCGAATACCTGACCACCCGTCAACGCCGCGATCTGGCCGGACTGCTGGCCCACTGCACCCGCACCGACCCCCGCACCCTCCTGGAACGCGTCCTGCCGCACGCCCCCGAACTCCCCGCCGTCACCGGCCTCGCCGACGCCGTCGACGCCCTGGAGGGCTTCGGCCCCGCCACCGCCGCACCGGTACCGCCGCTGCTGCAAGGCGTCGTACGCATCGCCGTCGAGGAGCGGGCGGGCGGGCCCTATCCGGCCGAGGACCTGGACGCCTGGGCCGAGCGGGTGGCCGCCCGCTCGGGGGTGGACGAGGCGGCGGTCAGCCAGTTCCGCGCCGACATCGAGGCGGCCGCCGCCCCCGCCCCGCCGCCGGGCGCCGGACCCCGCACGCCCGCCGTCGCCCCGCGCGTCCAGGTCGAGTTGCTGCCCACCCCCACCGGGCGCCGCTTCACCTACCAGATCTGGACCTTCGCCGACGGCCTCTCCCACCGCCTCGCGCTGGTCCATGACGCGGAGGCGGGCAGCGAGCAGGTCGTCGACGACATCCGCCGGGTGCTGCGCACCGAGGTACGGGAGGACCCGGAGACCGCGCTGGTCGAGTACTTCCTGCCGGCCGCGTGGCTCGGCCTGGACGTCGATGCCTGGGAATCACCCGACAGCGACGAGGACGGCCCGTTCGCCCCCGGCCTCACCCGCCGCGTGGTCGTCCGCACCACCGAACGCTCCCGGGAGAGCTACGCCGGCTGGAAACAGCGCACCGCCGCCCTGCCGCACGCCAAACGCCTCGTCCTCGACCACCGGCACACCGACCGCAAGGTCGCCCGCGCCCAGCTGGAGATCCACCGCGACGCCGGGACGGTGATCGTCTGCTGTGCGCCCCACCACCATGGCACCCTGCTGCGCCAGTGCGTCCAGGCGGGCGTCCACACCGTGCTGTGGCACCGCGCCGACCACGGTGAGCATCTCGCCCAGGACCTGCTGGCCCTGGTGGACGGCACGGACCACACCGAGGTCCCCGAGGCGGTCCGCCTGGAGCGGGCCAAGGCGATGGCCGAGCCCGAGAGCGCCGGCCACCCCGGCCGCAAACTGTCCCTGCTCTACGACGCGCCCGACCACCGTCCCCCGCAACTCGCCCCCGACGCCTGGGTCCTGACCCAGCCCTGACCGCCCCCGTGCGGCCCCGCACGGCCCGTGCGGAACCAACCCCCGTGTGCAGCAAGGAACGAGGAGAACCAGCGGTGACCGGACAGAGCACCGGACCAAGCGCGGCGGACGCCCACAGCGACCCGGCGGAACGGCCCGAGGACTGGTGGGTCTTCCGCGGCCCGTCGGACCTCCCCGCCCCGCCGCCCTGGCGGCACCTCCCGGCCGCCCGCGCCGCGGCCCCCCGCGCCCCCTACCTCCTGGAGCGCAACGAGATCTCCGTCGTCAACGCCGCCCTGCATCTGCACCGCCCGCTGCTGGTCACCGGCCGCCCCGGGGCCGGCAAAAGCTCCCTGGCCCGCGCCGTGGCCGAGGAACTGGGCCTGGGCGACGTCCTGCGCTGGTCGGTCAACAGCCGCTCCACCCTCCAGGACGCCCTCTACCGCTACGACGCCGTGGGCCGGCTGCGCGAGGCGTCGCTGCGCCGCGAACGCGAGACGCCGCGCGGCTCCGCCCGCCGCCCCCGGGCCCGGCACGCCGCCGCGGCCGGCGACATCGGCCAGTATCTGCGGCTGGGCCCGCTCGGCAGCGCCCTGGCCGCCGACCGCCCCCGGGTCCTGCTCGTCGACGAACTCGACAAGGCCGATATCGATCTGCCCAACGACCTGCTGGTCGTCCTGGAGGAGGGCGAGTTCGAGATCCCCGAGCTCGCCCGGCTGCCCGAACACCAGCAGGAGGTCCAGGTCCTGCTCAGCGGCAGCCGCGAGCGGGTCACCGTCCACCGCGGCGTGGTCCGCTGCACCCACTTCCCGATCGTCGTCATGACCAGCAACGGTGAACGGGACTTCCCGCCCGCCTTCATGCGCCGCTGCGTACGGCTCGATCTGCCCGAACCGACCGGCGACCGGCTGCGGAAGATCATCGAGCACAACCTGGGCGAGGAGGCCGTCGCGGCCGCCGAGGATCTGATCGAGGTCTTCCACCAGCGCGCGAAGACCCAGACCCTGGCCACCGACCAGCTGCTGGCCGCCGTCCATCTGCGCATCAGCGGAGCCGACCTGAGCAAGGAAGAGCTGCTCGCCGCCGTACTGCACCGCCTCGACGAGCCCCTGTCGCCATGATCGAACGACTGCGACAGGCGATGTCGGCGGCCGGCCACGACCTGGGGGCCGCCGAACTGCTCGATGTGCTGTGGCTGGCGCGGGCGATGGAGGGGGAGACGCGGCCCCGGTCGTCCGGTGAGGCCGATGGGGTCGAGGGAGTCGATGGGGCCGGTGATGCGGCCGACGGTGCGGGGGATGGCGGGACGAGGGAGGCGGTCGAGGCCGCGGGGCCCAGGGAGGCGGAGCAGGCCGCGGATTCCCCTGAGGGCCCGGAGCCTGACGGGCGCGCCGGGCGCGCCGGGGACGGCCCGTACGCCGGTCCCGCCCGCGCCGTCGGCGGCACCGCTCCCGGCGACCACGGAGGCGACGCCCCGGGCGACCCCGGTGACCCCGACGGCACCGACGGTCCCGACGCCCCCGCCGGTCCGCCCCGCCGCGCCCTGTACGCCATGGGCAGCGAGGGCGGTGGCCCGGCCGCCGAGCGTGCCCGCCCGGCCCGGGTCCCCGGTGGCCGCGCGCTGCCCGACGCCCAGCAACTGGGTCGCGCACTGCGCCCGTTGCGCCGCTCCCGCGACCATCCGCACCGCACCGCCATCGACATCGAGTCCACCGTCCGGCTCGCCGCCGAGACCGGCTTCCTCGACGTCGTCTGCCGCCCCGAACAGGAACGCCGCTGGTCGGCCGTGCTCCTGGTGGACCGCTCCCCGTCCATGCAGGTATGGGGTCCGCTCGCCGCCGAGCTGCGCGCCCTGCTCGCCCGCAGTACCGTCTTCCGCTCCGTCGAGGTCCACTTCTTCGACCCCGAGGACCCGGCCGGGCCCCTGTACGGCGGGCAGTCCGCCAAGGCGGCGCTGACCTTCCTGCTGACCGACGGCACGAGCCCCGGCTGGCGCGGCCCGCAGGCCGTACGGGCGCTCGCCGCCTGGGCCCGCGGCGGCCCGGTGGCCGCACTGAACCCGCTGCCCCGGCGGCTGTGGCGCGGTACGGCCCTGGACGCCCGCCCCCGGCTGCTGGCCGCACCGGGCGCGTTCGACCCCGTCGGCCGCCTGACCGTCTGCGACGGACTGAGCGGGGAGCGCGACCCGGACGCGGACGGCCTGCTCGCGCTGCCCGTCCTGCACCCCACCGCCTCCGCCCTGGAGCAGTGGGCCGGACTGCTCACCCGCCCCGGCGTCCCGCATCTGATCGACACGGCGCTCCTCGACGACGCGCCGGTCCACGCCCCGCCGCCCGGACCGCACGGCACCGCCGAGGAGCTCCTCACCCACTTCCGCGGCGCCTTCTCGCCCGAGTCCTACCGCCTCGCCGTCCGCCTCTCCGCGATCCGCCCGCTGACCACCCCGCTGATGCAGCTGGTGCGCGCCGCCACGATGCGGCAGGCCGGGCCCACCCATGTCGCCGAGATCCTCCTCGGCGGCCTCCTGGAACGCACCGACCACACCCCCGACGCGGCCGCGGCGCAGGCCCTGGGCCGCGCCCTGGGCCCGCCGCCACCGGGCCAACGCGCCGAGCCCGTCTACGACTTCCGCCCCGGCGTGCGCGAACTGCTCTTCAGCGGCCTCGGCGCCGAAGCGGCCATGGAGGTCGTCGAGGCGGTCGGCCGCTCCCTGGAGCCGTACATGGGGCGGCTGCCGGACTTCCCCGTCCTGATGGGGGACGCCGCGGGGGAGCTGCGGCTGCACGCCTCGGCGCGGGCCTTCGCCGTCCTGGCCAGCCCGGTGCTGGAACGGATGGGGGGCACGGCGCCGGAGCGGACGGGCGGCGCGGTGCCCGAGCAGCGCACCGGCACGCTGCCGCAGCAGCGCCGCCCCGCGGCCACGCCCCCGTCGCGGGACGGCTCCCCGGCCCTGCCCCCGGCATCGTCCCTGCCCCCGCCCCCCGAGCCCTTCTTCGGCCGTACGGACGAGGTCTCCCGTCTGGTGGCGGAGCTGACGCGGACGGACGGCCCGCCGCCCTGCTGGGCCGTCACCGGGCCGCCCGGCGCCGGCAAGACGGCGCTGGCGCTGCACATCGCGCACGCGGTGGCGGACCACTTCCCGGACGGGCGGGTCTTCGTGGACCTGAACGAGCGGCTGTCACCCGGCCAAGCGGCCGCCCACCGCTCGCTGTTGACGCGGCGCCGCGTCCTGGTGGTCCTGGACGGCGTACCCGACGACGCCACCACGGCCCGGGAGGCGCTGGCGGCCCTGCTCCCCGAGCCGGGCGACCGGACCGGCGCCGTCCTGCTCACCGCCCGGCGCCCCCCGCACCTCGACGGGCCGGGAGGCCACACCGCGCTGACCCGGCTGCCCGCGACCGAGGCACACGCCGCGCTGCCCGAGCACCGGCTGCTCCAGTGGCTCGACGCCCAGCTCACCCCGCCCGCACGGCGCGCCTTCTGCCTCCTGGCCGTTCCGGAGGGCGCCGGGCTCTCGCTCCCGGCCGTTTGCGCGCTGCTGGCCACGCCGCCGGACCGGGCCCGTGCGCATCTGCACGAGCTGGTGACGACCGGCGCACTGGAGCGGACGGCCGCCGGGCGCTACCGCTACGCCGGCGACCTCGGGGCCGTCGCCCGGGGCCTCGCCGAGGCCGAACTGCCCCGCGAGCGGCGCGAGGCCGCGCTGTCCCGGCTGCTGGACTTCTCCCTCGCCACCGGGCGCCGCCTGCACGACGCCCGGTACCCGGGGGAGTGGTGGCCCGGCCGCCTCACCCGTGTGTCCTCCCCCGCCGTCCCCGAGGTGCCGGACGCGACACCGGCCCTCGCCGACTGGGCCGACGAGACACCCGCGCTCCTGGCCCTCGTCCGCCAGGCGGCGCTACGGGCCCCGCGACTGCTGCGCCCGGCCGCCGATCTCCTGCTGTTCGCGCAGGTCACGGCGGATTCCGCGGCGCTCTCCGCCGCCTTCGAGGCGGCCGCGCGGACCGTGGCGGCGCGGGCGGCCGAGGAGGGCGACGACCGGGCGGAGGGCCGGGCGCGCGCCGTGCTCGCCGAAACCTACGCCGCCCTGGGCAAGTTCGCCGCGGCCGAGCCCGAGGCGCGGCGCGCCGACCTGCTGGCCGAGCGCTGCGGCGATCCCGTCACGCGCTTCCGCGCCCCGTATGCGCGCGGCGTCATCGCCCTCCACCAGGGGCGGCACGATGCGGCGGAGCGGCATCTCACCCTTGCCTGGGAGCGCTGCCGCGACCACAAGGACGGGCCGGGCGAGGCCGCCGCGCTCGCCGCTCTGGCACGGCTGTGGGCGGCGACCGGGAACGGCGCCGAGGCCGTGCTGTTCGCCGAGCGGAGCGAGGGCGTCCTGCGCCGCGCGGCCGAGGGCTCACCCCGGCTCGCGCACAGTCTGTACGCCCTGTCCGAGGCGCTGTCGTCGGCCGGGCGGCACCAGGACGCGCTCCGCGTGGCCTACCGGGCGCAGCCCCTCTTCGAGGAGGACCGCCAGCGCCTGTGGGCGGGCCGCAACCGCTGCCGGATGGCCGAGGCCATGGCCGCCCTGATCCGCCCGAACGATGCCGCCGCCGCTGCCCAGGACGCGGCGAAGCGGCTGCTGGTGCCGGGCGGCGAGCGGTGGCGCGCCGATGCGCTGACCGCGCTGGGGCACGCCGAGACCACCCTGGGCCGCACGCAGGGGGCGCAGGCCCACTGGCGCGAAGCCCTCGCCGTCTACGAGGAGTTCGGCGCCCCGAAGGCGGCGGAACTGCGCGCACTGCTGGGCGACGAGCCGGACCCGCCGGCGGCCGGTGCGCTGTCCCGTACGGGGGCCACCGCGGCCACCGGTACGGTGCTGCGCGACCTGACGGCGGCCGTCGCCATCCTCCGCGACCGCCTCCGGCTCACCTCCGCCCCCGAGGCCGCCGCCCTCGCCTCCCTGGAAGCCGAACTCACCGCCCTCCTGGACGACATCCGCCCCTCACACCCCGCCCTCACCCGCCTGGCCGCCGCCCTGGACGACGCGGCCGCCCCCTACACAGCCGGGCGCCCCCCGAACGACGCACACGACGCGGCCCGCACCGTCCGCAACCTCACCCGCCGACTGGCGCGCTAGGGACCGGCAGGGGGCGGACCGGCCCCGCCCCGCGGTCGCCCCTCACCCGTCCCCCGTCCCCACGAACCGCGCCAGCTCCGCAGGCGCGTCCTCCTGCACCAGATGCCCCGCCCCCTCGACGACCGCCGGCCGCGCGCCCGGAATCCGGGAGACCGGCTCGCGGCCCTTGCCGACCGGGATCCAGGTGTCCCGCGCTCCCCAGCACACCAGCGCCGGCACCTGGCTCTCCCCGTACCGTCCCGCCACCTCGTCCGTGAACCGCTGATCGTTCTGCTCGATCTGCCGGTAGAAGGCAAGATGCGGTGCCTATGGATGCGCCACCGCGCCCGACATGCGCCCCCAACCCCTCCCGCGCCTCCTCGTAGAATCGTGCGCACCATGGTTTACCTCGACCACGCCGCCACCACCCCGATGCTTCCGGAGGCGGTGCAGGCGATGACCGCCCAGCTGACCGTCACCGGCAACGCGTCCTCCCTGCACGCCGCCGGCCGGCGGGCCCGGCGTACCGTCGAGGAGGCGCGGGAATCGCTCGCCGCCTCGCTCGGCGCGCGCCCCAGTGAAGTCGTCTTCACGGCGGGCGGCACCGAGGCCGACAACCTCGCGATCAAGGGCCTGTACTGGTCCCGCCGGGCCGCCGACCCGGCCCGCACCCGGGTCCTGGCCAGCCCCGTCGAGCACCACGCCGTCCTGGACGCCGTCGAATGGCTCGCCGAGCACGAGGGCGCCACCGTCGAGTGGCTGCCGGTCGACAGCTACGGCCGGGTGCACCCGGACGCCCTGCGCGAGGCCATCGCCCGCGACCCCGGCGATATCGCGCTGGCCACCGTCATGTGGGCCAACAACGAGATCGGCACCATCCAGCCGGTCCATGAACTGTCCGCGGTGGCAAGGGAGTTCGACATCCCGCTGCACGCCGACGCGGTCCAGGCGTTCGGCCAGCTCGACGTCGACTTCGGCACCTCCGGCCTCGCCGCGATGACCGTCTCCGCACACAAGATCGGCGGGCCCTACGGCATCGGCGCGCTGCTCCTGGGCCGCGCCCACGCGCCCGTACCGGTGCTGCACGGCGGCGGGCAGGAGCGCCACGTCCGCTCCGGCACCCTCGACACCCCCGCCATCGCCGCCTTCGCCGCGGCGGGCCGGTACGCCGTCGCCCACCGTGAGGAATTCGCCCGCGACATCGGCGCCCTGCGCGACGACCTGATCAAGGCCGTGCGCGCCGCCGCCCCCGACGCCGTCCTCGGCGGCGACCCGGACCCGGCGGGCCGCCTCCCCGCCAACGCCCACTTCTCCTTCCCCGGCTGCGAGGGCGACTCCCTCCTGCTCCTCCTGGACGCCCAGGGCATCGAATGCTCCACGGGCTCCGCCTGCACCGCCGGCGTCGCCCAGCCCAGCCACGTCCTCCTCGCCACCGGCATGCCCCCCGCCCTCGCCCGGGGCACCCTGCGCTTCTCCCTCGGCCACACCTCCACCGCCCAGGACGTAGCGGCCGTCGCCGACGCCATCGGCCCGGTGGTCGAACGGGCCCGCAGCGCGGGGCTGAGCTAGGGCCCGTCCCGGCGGGGCCGGGCGCCCGTACGAGCCGGTGGGGCCGGTCCGGGGCGCCGCGGTCATCCACAGCTTTCCGCCCCGCCGGGACTTCCGCTTACCCTGGACGGGCTATGACTGATGACGCCCCCCGCCGCCTCCGCGTACTCGCCGCCATGTCCGGCGGTGTCGACTCCGCCGTCGCCGCCGCCCGCGCCGCCGAGGCGGGCCACGATGTGACCGGCGTGCATCTCGCGCTCTCCGAGAACCCGAAATCGTTCCGTACGGGCGCCCGCGGCTGCTGCACCATCGAGGACTCCCACGACGCGCGCCGCGCCGCCGACGTCATCGGCATCCCCTTCTACGTCTGGGACCTGGCCGAACGCTTCCGCGAGGACGTCGTCGACGACTTCATCGCCGAGTACGAGGCCGGGCGCACCCCCAACCCCTGCCTGCGCTGCAACGAGAAGATCAAGTTCGCCGCCCTCCTGGACAAGGCCCTCGCCCTCGGCTTCGACGCCGTGTGCACCGGCCACTACGCCACGGTCGTGACGAACCCGGACGGAAGCCGCGAACTGCACCGCGCCTCCGATATGGCCAAGGACCAGTCCTACGTTCTCGGCGTCCTGGACGACCGCCAGCTGGCGCACGCCATGTTCCCCCTGGGCGACACCCGCACCACCAAGCCCGAAATCCGTGAAGAGGCCGCCCGCCGCGGCCTGTTCGTCGCCAAGAAGCCCGACAGCCACGACATCTGCTTCATCGCCGACGGTGACAC is a genomic window of Streptomyces gilvosporeus containing:
- a CDS encoding CU044_2847 family protein, with protein sequence MGDVALKMEDGTVVWLRAEAPPADGQVGAVPGQAPAPDGELELPDGYGTAVPVSAPGRMSRALTRGGEALEEALRPLGGVLGQIHRSISSGSHRPDEVTVEFGVTLGSDLRLGVFAGTGDASFKVSAKWNLSGGTQGAAEPGGTTP
- a CDS encoding trypsin-like peptidase domain-containing protein: MNPAAGPDAPLQSAFASLRDGERPVGAGVLVAERLVLTCAHVVNSALGRGRFEQSAPAGGDTVTLRLPHIAPARDLTARVLREMWVPPRAHSAGCAPVEPGRVPYHGDLAVLELTDAPPGGAEPAPFLQHSHAGEVIALWASGNPLPTVRAVPRVSAPPWIALDVLGGAQVTEGFSGGPLWDRERQAVVGLVAAVHRAPETAPPGAQPTTMYAISVPAIEAELPALPPSAVPTARRGVQQLLTALERVLKGREAVLACEQRLAARLGRASAGPAADLDRLVGLAVGVRRGLPELLDLVRDYEPPAAASPYDHPAHYGAREDWERLRRAARTVRPGEYLTTRQRRDLAGLLAHCTRTDPRTLLERVLPHAPELPAVTGLADAVDALEGFGPATAAPVPPLLQGVVRIAVEERAGGPYPAEDLDAWAERVAARSGVDEAAVSQFRADIEAAAAPAPPPGAGPRTPAVAPRVQVELLPTPTGRRFTYQIWTFADGLSHRLALVHDAEAGSEQVVDDIRRVLRTEVREDPETALVEYFLPAAWLGLDVDAWESPDSDEDGPFAPGLTRRVVVRTTERSRESYAGWKQRTAALPHAKRLVLDHRHTDRKVARAQLEIHRDAGTVIVCCAPHHHGTLLRQCVQAGVHTVLWHRADHGEHLAQDLLALVDGTDHTEVPEAVRLERAKAMAEPESAGHPGRKLSLLYDAPDHRPPQLAPDAWVLTQP
- a CDS encoding AAA family ATPase, encoding MTGQSTGPSAADAHSDPAERPEDWWVFRGPSDLPAPPPWRHLPAARAAAPRAPYLLERNEISVVNAALHLHRPLLVTGRPGAGKSSLARAVAEELGLGDVLRWSVNSRSTLQDALYRYDAVGRLREASLRRERETPRGSARRPRARHAAAAGDIGQYLRLGPLGSALAADRPRVLLVDELDKADIDLPNDLLVVLEEGEFEIPELARLPEHQQEVQVLLSGSRERVTVHRGVVRCTHFPIVVMTSNGERDFPPAFMRRCVRLDLPEPTGDRLRKIIEHNLGEEAVAAAEDLIEVFHQRAKTQTLATDQLLAAVHLRISGADLSKEELLAAVLHRLDEPLSP
- a CDS encoding ATP-binding protein, translated to MIERLRQAMSAAGHDLGAAELLDVLWLARAMEGETRPRSSGEADGVEGVDGAGDAADGAGDGGTREAVEAAGPREAEQAADSPEGPEPDGRAGRAGDGPYAGPARAVGGTAPGDHGGDAPGDPGDPDGTDGPDAPAGPPRRALYAMGSEGGGPAAERARPARVPGGRALPDAQQLGRALRPLRRSRDHPHRTAIDIESTVRLAAETGFLDVVCRPEQERRWSAVLLVDRSPSMQVWGPLAAELRALLARSTVFRSVEVHFFDPEDPAGPLYGGQSAKAALTFLLTDGTSPGWRGPQAVRALAAWARGGPVAALNPLPRRLWRGTALDARPRLLAAPGAFDPVGRLTVCDGLSGERDPDADGLLALPVLHPTASALEQWAGLLTRPGVPHLIDTALLDDAPVHAPPPGPHGTAEELLTHFRGAFSPESYRLAVRLSAIRPLTTPLMQLVRAATMRQAGPTHVAEILLGGLLERTDHTPDAAAAQALGRALGPPPPGQRAEPVYDFRPGVRELLFSGLGAEAAMEVVEAVGRSLEPYMGRLPDFPVLMGDAAGELRLHASARAFAVLASPVLERMGGTAPERTGGAVPEQRTGTLPQQRRPAATPPSRDGSPALPPASSLPPPPEPFFGRTDEVSRLVAELTRTDGPPPCWAVTGPPGAGKTALALHIAHAVADHFPDGRVFVDLNERLSPGQAAAHRSLLTRRRVLVVLDGVPDDATTAREALAALLPEPGDRTGAVLLTARRPPHLDGPGGHTALTRLPATEAHAALPEHRLLQWLDAQLTPPARRAFCLLAVPEGAGLSLPAVCALLATPPDRARAHLHELVTTGALERTAAGRYRYAGDLGAVARGLAEAELPRERREAALSRLLDFSLATGRRLHDARYPGEWWPGRLTRVSSPAVPEVPDATPALADWADETPALLALVRQAALRAPRLLRPAADLLLFAQVTADSAALSAAFEAAARTVAARAAEEGDDRAEGRARAVLAETYAALGKFAAAEPEARRADLLAERCGDPVTRFRAPYARGVIALHQGRHDAAERHLTLAWERCRDHKDGPGEAAALAALARLWAATGNGAEAVLFAERSEGVLRRAAEGSPRLAHSLYALSEALSSAGRHQDALRVAYRAQPLFEEDRQRLWAGRNRCRMAEAMAALIRPNDAAAAAQDAAKRLLVPGGERWRADALTALGHAETTLGRTQGAQAHWREALAVYEEFGAPKAAELRALLGDEPDPPAAGALSRTGATAATGTVLRDLTAAVAILRDRLRLTSAPEAAALASLEAELTALLDDIRPSHPALTRLAAALDDAAAPYTAGRPPNDAHDAARTVRNLTRRLAR
- a CDS encoding cysteine desulfurase family protein; translated protein: MVYLDHAATTPMLPEAVQAMTAQLTVTGNASSLHAAGRRARRTVEEARESLAASLGARPSEVVFTAGGTEADNLAIKGLYWSRRAADPARTRVLASPVEHHAVLDAVEWLAEHEGATVEWLPVDSYGRVHPDALREAIARDPGDIALATVMWANNEIGTIQPVHELSAVAREFDIPLHADAVQAFGQLDVDFGTSGLAAMTVSAHKIGGPYGIGALLLGRAHAPVPVLHGGGQERHVRSGTLDTPAIAAFAAAGRYAVAHREEFARDIGALRDDLIKAVRAAAPDAVLGGDPDPAGRLPANAHFSFPGCEGDSLLLLLDAQGIECSTGSACTAGVAQPSHVLLATGMPPALARGTLRFSLGHTSTAQDVAAVADAIGPVVERARSAGLS
- the mnmA gene encoding tRNA 2-thiouridine(34) synthase MnmA codes for the protein MTDDAPRRLRVLAAMSGGVDSAVAAARAAEAGHDVTGVHLALSENPKSFRTGARGCCTIEDSHDARRAADVIGIPFYVWDLAERFREDVVDDFIAEYEAGRTPNPCLRCNEKIKFAALLDKALALGFDAVCTGHYATVVTNPDGSRELHRASDMAKDQSYVLGVLDDRQLAHAMFPLGDTRTTKPEIREEAARRGLFVAKKPDSHDICFIADGDTQGFLAKRLGAAEGDIVDESGTVVGTHEGAYGFTIGQRKGLRIGRPAPDGKPRYVLDISPVTNTVTVGPAASLDVTALTAIRPRWCGRPPTSGPAAYTAQLRAHGDETEVTAELVDGTELRVSFTTPARGVAPGQAIVLYDGTRVVGSATIATTERRVGAGA